In the Aquimarina spinulae genome, TTTTTAGTTTTATTTTGTTTTTGGCTTGTAAAGAACAGCCAAAGGAAACGGCAGAAACACCTATTATCGAAACTGCCAAGGAGGAAATTAAAAAGCCAGAGGATAGTTTTGGAATTGTAATTCATGGTGGAGCAGGAACTATCTTGAAAAAGAATATGACTCCAGAAAAAGAAGCGGCGTACAAAGCTAAACTTGAAGAAGCAATAAAAGTAGGACATACCATTCTTAAAAATGGAGGTACTAGCCTTGAAGCTGTCGAAAAAACGATAAATGTTCTTGAGAATTCTCCATTATTTAATGCAGGTAAAGGAGCAGTATTTACTAATGAAGGAACTAATGAATTAGATGCTTCTATTATGGATGGTAGTAACCTTAATGCCGGGGCAGTAGCAGGAGTTAAAACCGTTAAAAACCCGATCAATCTGGCTAGAGAAGTAATGCTTAATTCTCCTCACGTGTTATTATCAGGTAGTGGTGCCGAATTATTTGCTAAAGAAAGAGACCTTGAGATTGTTGATCCGGCTTATTTCTTTACAGAAGATCGTATGAAATCGCTAGAGAGAGTAAAAGAAAAACTAAAAAACAAGGAAGCAAATAAAACAACTGCTTTTTATGATCCGTTTATAAAAGACTCTAAGTTTGGAACGGTTGGCTGTGCAGCATTAGATAAAAATGGAAATTTGGCCGCAGGAACCTCTACAGGAGGGATGACCAATAAAAAATGGAATCGTATAGGAGATTCACCAATTATTGGAGCAGGAACATATGCCAATAATGCAACTTGTGCAGTATCAAGTACAGGATGGGGTGAGTATTTTATACGAGCGATGGTGGCACATGATATTTCGGCATTAATGGAGTATAAAGGGCTTTCTCTTCAAGAAGCTGCCAAAGAAGTAATACAGAAAAAACTTACCGACCTCGGCGGTACAGGAGGAATTGTAGCGATAGATAATAAGGGTAATGTAACGATGGAATTTAATACAGCGGGAATGTATCGTGCAACAATGAATGCTACTGGAGAACTTACTATAGGAATTTATAAAGAGTAATATTCTTCTTAAAATTTTAATACAACCCTCCTACTAAGGAGGGTTTTTTATTTTGAAGATATTGTAGGGCAAAAATTCACTATTTTCTGGGGGAAATAGAACCAGAAATCTCATTACTTTTACCCAATAATTACAATAATATAAATGGTAGACTGATGAAAAGAATATTGATTTTTGTAATAATCTGTATGATGAATAAAAGTATGGCTCAGAATAAGGAAAATATAGTTGGTTTATACGCATTAGGCTCTCATTCTCCAGAAGGGGGAAGTCATCTATTCGTTTTAGAAAATGGCAAATTTGTGATTACTTACTTTGGAGGAGTACAGGTAGGTAGTTGGCGTATAGATAGAGATCATACTTTTTTGTTTACTCCAAATACAAAAAAAAATGAATTCGAACTTTATGGGAGATATAATAAAAAGATAAAAGACAGTTTAAAAATCTCTTTTATGGGATTTGAAGAATCACGAAGTTTTGTGAGTTTAAAAAAATCAAAAGATGATCACTATATTATGAAACAGGTATTTAATGATGACGCTAACTGTTTTGGTTATCCTTATGTAGAAACTTTTAAAAAGAATTCAGATGTGATTTCTTTTATGGCCATAAATGAAGGAATGAATACAGCAGTAATTGATTTTAATATAAAAGGATCTAATGATTTTATAGCTTGTTTTTTTACTAGAGAAAATGAGGCATATCCTTTTTATGTTATGTTAAAAGACAACAAACTATATATAGATGAAAACGAATATTCAGAAAAACGCCCTTTGCCAACAGAAGGAGAAGATATAGAATTTATTAGAGCAATAGCCAATAAGAATACTTCTGAAACTGTACTCCTTTATAACCCTTCATATAACCACTTTAAAGAGGATATTAATGCAAACCATATTTTTGATAAAGAAAAACAAGCATATATTGATCTAGAATTTTATAAAGAAGGAAATGAAAATAGAATAGATGATGAAGCATTTTTTGATATGTCCATCATCTATAAATATGAATTGTGTACAGGTACCTTTGCCAGATCAGTTGATTATAAAATTGAAGATAAACCTATTTTTCAGGTTAATTGTAAATAAATGAATGTAGAAACGTTGGATGAGGATCAAAAAAATAGACTAAAAAACAGATTAAATAATAGAATTGAAATTTACAATACTAAGCAGGTTAAGATAGTGTAGAATACAGTTAAATAATTACTACCTTTAATCCGCTAAACATCGACTACTATGAAATTATCGCGAATTCTCTATCTGTTACTTTTTGTAACACTTGTATTTTCTTGTAAGAAAAAAGATGATCAATCTATAGCTGAGGCAAATGCTTCAGAATTAAATAAGTATCAAGAATATATCTCAGATGTATCTTCAGGGGTAATTTCGGTTTTGGATAATGTATATGTTGTATTACAAACACCAGTAGAAGGTTGGGATGATAATCAAGAACTACCAAAAGATATACTTACTGTATCACCAAAAGTAAAAGGTAAAATTATTGCCGTAAATAATCGAACTATTTCTTTTCAACCAGAAGAAGGGTTTGATGAGGACACAGCTTACACTTTTACGCTAGATTTAGAAGAATTAGTTAAAGATTTTAAAGACGATCTTGATGAAGAATTTGTCTTTACAGTGAAAACGTTAAAACAACAGTTTTCTATTATTACAGATAACCTTCAGTCCTATAGTAAAGATTGGCAATATATAGATGGAACGATAACATCTAGTGATCAAATGAAATTTGATGTTGCCAAGCAACTTATTACTGCTTCGCAAAAAGGAAAGAAAGTAGCTGTAAAATTTAGTGAGTCAATCGATAAAAGCCGTCAGTTTAGTTTTAGAATAGATAGTATTCAACGGTTTGAAGAAGATTCAGAAGTTACTATTAAATGGTCTGGTAAATCTTTCGATATAGACACAGAAGGAGAAGACGTATTATCCATTCCCGGGAAGAATAATTTTTCTATAATTAGTGTTTCGGTTGCCAATGTGGATAACCAATATGTCGAAATCAATTTCTCTGATCCACTTAGGAAAAATCAAAACTTTAATGGTCTGGTTACTATTTCTGGAGCCAAAAATTTAAAATATACTGTACAGGGCAATGTCCTTAAGGTATATCCAAAACAAGAACTTAAAGGAACATTAGAGGTAACCGTTTTTGAAGGGATTAAAAGTACAGATAACTATAAATTAAAGAATACATATACCGAAAAAGTATCTTTTCAACAACCAAATCCAGAGATTCGCTTACTGCAAAGCGGAGTGATTTTACCCACTTCAGATAATCTGAAATTTAATTTTGAAGCGATCAACCTTCGTGCTGTCGAAGTACAGGTAGTTAAAGTCTTTGAAAATAACGTCCTTCAGTTTTTACAAAACAATAACCTTAACGGCTCTGGTGATTTAAGAAGTGTAGCAAGACCAATTGCCAAAAAACTAATTAACCTTCAGGAAAATCCATCTTTAAATCTTAGTAAATGGAATGCTTTTGCAATTGATTTAAAAAAGCTGATTACACCTGATCCTGGAGCAATCTATAGAGTAGAACTAAATTATCGAAAAACCTATTCGCTGTACAAATGTGATGGTGTGGCTGCAGATGATACTCCGATTAATGAATTAACAGATAATTATGACGAAGAAGAGGAATCTAGTTTTTGGGATAGCTCTCAATATTACTATGATGATTATTACGATTACAATTGGGAAGAAAGAGAGAACCCATGTAGCACTTCTTACTTTAGAGATAAAAAGATCAGTGCAAATGTATTAGCTTCTAATCTGGGAGTAGTCGTTAAAAAAGGGCTTAACAATGCATATATGGTTACGGTTAATGATATTATTACCACCAGCCCTGTATCAAATGCAAAAGTAACTTTTTACAATTATCAGCAGCAAGAGATGGGAGTGGCGACTACCGATGCAGAGGGAATAACTGGTTTTGATGCAGATCGCCCGGCATATTTTGCCATTGCCCAATCCGGAAAACAACAAACCTATGTGAAATTAAATGATGGGAACGCATTATCGGTAAGCAAATTTGATGTTTCTGGAGTGAGATTACAAAAAGGAATCAAAGGATATATTTACGGAGAACGCGGTGTTTGGCGTCCTGGAGACACCTTATTTTTATCTTTTATACTTAATGATAATGCAAATAAATTACCCAAAGGACACCCGGTAAAATTTGAATTACGTGACCCATATGGTAAAGTGACTTACCAGGAAACAAAGACTAACGGTACCAACAATTTCTACAAATTTGTTGTACATACTTCTGATGAAGCGCCTACCGGTAATTGGCAAGCCAAAGTTAATGTTGGGGGAGCTAATTTTAGCAAAACACTTAAAATTGAAACCATAAAACCTAATCGTCTTAAAATCAAAACGACTTTTGACGATGAAGTTTTGGGAGTTAATAAGAATATACAAGGTAATCTAGAAGTATTATGGTTACATGGTGCAATAGCAAAAAACCTGAAAACAGATATCAATGTTCGATTCAATCCAAAAACAACCCGTTTTAAAACCTTCCCGGGATATGTTTTTGATGATCCAACCCGTAGGTTTGGAACCGAGGAACAAGAAGTATTTCAAGGGCAAATTTCTAACGAAGGAAAAGCGAGTTTTAACCTTAGACCAAAACTAGAAAATAAAGCTGCCGGAATGCTAAAAGCTTCTTTTATTACGAAGGTATATGAAAATGGAGGAGATTTTAGCACCGATGTGATTAGTAAAGAATTTTCTCCATATAGTACCTATATTGGAGTAAATGTTCCTAAAGGTGATAAAGCACGAGGAATGTTGTTAACCGATACAAAACATAATTTTGAAGTTGTCTCTGTAGATGACAAAGGAAATCCTAAATCGGTCAAAGACCTTGAAGTCTTTATCTATAAAGTCGATTGGAGATGGTGGTGGGATACATCAGAAGATAATCTGTCTTCTTATAATAGAGGATCATATCATAACGAAGTATTTAAGACCAAAGTAACAACGGGTAGTAATGGTAAAGCAAACTTCAATTTTGAATTAAAATACCCAGAGTGGGGAAGATACCTGGTAAGAGTAGTAGATCCAAATGGAGGGCATGCTACCGGAAAAATAATGTATATCGATTGGCCAGGTTGGGCTGGGAAATCACGTAAAAATGATCCTTCGGCGGCAACAATGTTGTTATTCTCTACAGATAAAAACACCTATACTGTTGGAGAAAAAGCTATTGTAACCTTTCCGTCTAGTGAAGGAGGAAGAGCATTAGTAACAGTAGAAAACGGTACCGAAGTACTATCTTCACAATGGATAACTCCGCAAAAAGGAGAAACGAAGTTCGAATTACCCATCGAAGAATTATACACTCCCAATGTGTATATTCATATTACATTATTACAACCACATGCAGATACAGCAAACGATTTACCGATACGTTTGTACGGGATCGTTCCAATTTCTGTTGAAGACCCAAATACTAAGGTGCAACCTAAGTTAACAATGCCAGATGTATTGCGACCAGAAGAAACAATCACACTGAAAGTTGGGGAAAATAATGGTAAACCTATGACCTATTCTATTGCTATTGTAGATGAAGGATTGTTAGATTTAACACGATTTAAAACACCAAATCCCTGGAATAGTTTTTACGCACGTGAAGCACTTGGAGTAAAGACCTGGGATGTATACGATGATGTAATTGGAGCCTATGGCGGAAGCATTAATCAGGTATTTAGTATTGGTGGTGATGCAGAAGCAGGGGGTAGTAAATCAAAAAAAGCGAACCGATTTAAACCTATGGTTGTCTTTGAAGGACCATTTGAACTTAAAAAAGGGGAGACACGTGCACATAAAATTAAAATTCCGAAATATGTAGGATCTGTACGTACAATGATTGTGGCATCAGATGCAGAAAAGGCAGCCTATGGTAGTGCAGATAAGACAACGCCAGTACGTAAACCTTTAATGGTTCTTACTTCAATTCCT is a window encoding:
- a CDS encoding isoaspartyl peptidase/L-asparaginase family protein; translated protein: MKRVIIFFSFILFLACKEQPKETAETPIIETAKEEIKKPEDSFGIVIHGGAGTILKKNMTPEKEAAYKAKLEEAIKVGHTILKNGGTSLEAVEKTINVLENSPLFNAGKGAVFTNEGTNELDASIMDGSNLNAGAVAGVKTVKNPINLAREVMLNSPHVLLSGSGAELFAKERDLEIVDPAYFFTEDRMKSLERVKEKLKNKEANKTTAFYDPFIKDSKFGTVGCAALDKNGNLAAGTSTGGMTNKKWNRIGDSPIIGAGTYANNATCAVSSTGWGEYFIRAMVAHDISALMEYKGLSLQEAAKEVIQKKLTDLGGTGGIVAIDNKGNVTMEFNTAGMYRATMNATGELTIGIYKE
- a CDS encoding alpha-2-macroglobulin family protein, coding for MKLSRILYLLLFVTLVFSCKKKDDQSIAEANASELNKYQEYISDVSSGVISVLDNVYVVLQTPVEGWDDNQELPKDILTVSPKVKGKIIAVNNRTISFQPEEGFDEDTAYTFTLDLEELVKDFKDDLDEEFVFTVKTLKQQFSIITDNLQSYSKDWQYIDGTITSSDQMKFDVAKQLITASQKGKKVAVKFSESIDKSRQFSFRIDSIQRFEEDSEVTIKWSGKSFDIDTEGEDVLSIPGKNNFSIISVSVANVDNQYVEINFSDPLRKNQNFNGLVTISGAKNLKYTVQGNVLKVYPKQELKGTLEVTVFEGIKSTDNYKLKNTYTEKVSFQQPNPEIRLLQSGVILPTSDNLKFNFEAINLRAVEVQVVKVFENNVLQFLQNNNLNGSGDLRSVARPIAKKLINLQENPSLNLSKWNAFAIDLKKLITPDPGAIYRVELNYRKTYSLYKCDGVAADDTPINELTDNYDEEEESSFWDSSQYYYDDYYDYNWEERENPCSTSYFRDKKISANVLASNLGVVVKKGLNNAYMVTVNDIITTSPVSNAKVTFYNYQQQEMGVATTDAEGITGFDADRPAYFAIAQSGKQQTYVKLNDGNALSVSKFDVSGVRLQKGIKGYIYGERGVWRPGDTLFLSFILNDNANKLPKGHPVKFELRDPYGKVTYQETKTNGTNNFYKFVVHTSDEAPTGNWQAKVNVGGANFSKTLKIETIKPNRLKIKTTFDDEVLGVNKNIQGNLEVLWLHGAIAKNLKTDINVRFNPKTTRFKTFPGYVFDDPTRRFGTEEQEVFQGQISNEGKASFNLRPKLENKAAGMLKASFITKVYENGGDFSTDVISKEFSPYSTYIGVNVPKGDKARGMLLTDTKHNFEVVSVDDKGNPKSVKDLEVFIYKVDWRWWWDTSEDNLSSYNRGSYHNEVFKTKVTTGSNGKANFNFELKYPEWGRYLVRVVDPNGGHATGKIMYIDWPGWAGKSRKNDPSAATMLLFSTDKNTYTVGEKAIVTFPSSEGGRALVTVENGTEVLSSQWITPQKGETKFELPIEELYTPNVYIHITLLQPHADTANDLPIRLYGIVPISVEDPNTKVQPKLTMPDVLRPEETITLKVGENNGKPMTYSIAIVDEGLLDLTRFKTPNPWNSFYAREALGVKTWDVYDDVIGAYGGSINQVFSIGGDAEAGGSKSKKANRFKPMVVFEGPFELKKGETRAHKIKIPKYVGSVRTMIVASDAEKAAYGSADKTTPVRKPLMVLTSIPRKITPGEKVTIPVTVFAMENKVKNVTVTLKPNKGFTVIGEAQQKLSFPQPDEKMAYFDIEVLEGASLTDIEVVASGGGEKASYKVPINIVNPNPMTTEVTSIVLEPNSEQEVDFAAFGIDGSNSATIEFSSLPPMNFESRLSYLIRYPHGCVEQTTSAAFPQLYLGEVFNLSSDKKQKIQKNIEAAMYRLKRFIQPNGGMSYWPGYSNPNDWGTTYAGHFLLEANKQGYVLPIGFKSSWINYQQQQAKRWRSGNNDLAQAYRLYTLALAGSPDLSSMNRLRETSGLSNDAKLRLAAAYGLITQTKAANQLLNSANIDFQPRNNNHYTYGSTSRNRAMALETLVALDQKAKAQKVAVDLAKELSSKNWMSTQTTSYALMAMAKYAAYVGGKGVNINYILNGKSTNANTDKTLATSGDVSILKDNKLVLKNNKDNTIFVQIATSGILPVGQEKVIQNKFKAIVDYKTKDGNIINPILLTQGTDFVAEVTITNATGSKVKDVALTEIFPSGWEVVNTRFTDFGSFKANAVTHTDIRDDRVNFYFDLKPNESKTMTILLNASYLGKYYLPGIQCEAMYDNDYLVRSKGKWVEVVK